A window of Candidatus Krumholzibacteriia bacterium contains these coding sequences:
- a CDS encoding ATP-binding protein, which yields MRRGSSWSRVERSQDLVMVSVPSPSIPVRVRPSSGRSAWLHRAVVVVVAFLCWMGGQAQTRVAALPDDVAVDALSYPVRWTDRTIEAPDALEARVASRPVGSSVELVDAEGRTVRIDSTERLYSPWHIWITRVNGLFFLGVSLIVFASRVHVVPGRDLFWACLLYGLAVMIGGIHMPPSVARAEAVLPILRIVSLVALPILLLHVGLTFPRRARLFDRAPWFFPSVVGVGALIAVAQTVAWFLWFHPDVSVPWAAVEPTQKAAGVFLAAVFGGGCLALVRGSRSTRNEREREQVKWVLVGIAMGAFPYVFLHTLPETLDLPHVLPAAAARLFSVVIPVAFSFAVIRHRFLDVDIIIRRSLLYLVLASLMVGVYSLLGIFAGNRVVERWPQTAPFVPIVATLVSALLFNPTRRAIGRGIDRVFFQIRLEASKALERFRGELRTCTDQQRIASRMAIFLARELGPRRFVVMLRHDARTFHEGEPVPIGAPPPVGADTRPVIARVGSTARVAVETDAFPAVWSDAGYVLAHRVETQGEELGYVALGETQSDRRYLAEELDLLRDACREVAIHLERVNLQQEIVDEIVARRRTEEMSRFRTDFFAQFAHDLRSPLTSISWSARNLLDGVVGPLTRPQTEYLDGIEGSARQLVRLVNNLLEVTRLESGEPDIELVPLTLRDVVDESVAKLRVTAAAKQVEIAVADGSEPTVLGHPEKLVEVVDNLLENAIRYSPPDSTIDVRLAPNEDHVELEIGDRGPGLEPDDIEGIFDPYRQGTPSPYSNQHGFGLGLFVVRSWVERMDGTAEAGNRDGGGAVFRIRLPEASSTTEEETA from the coding sequence ATGAGGAGAGGATCCTCGTGGAGCCGCGTCGAGCGTTCCCAGGATCTGGTCATGGTCTCCGTACCGTCTCCTTCGATTCCCGTGCGAGTCCGACCGTCGTCGGGTCGGTCGGCGTGGCTGCACCGCGCCGTCGTCGTGGTGGTCGCGTTCCTGTGCTGGATGGGGGGACAGGCCCAGACGCGCGTGGCGGCCCTGCCGGACGACGTGGCCGTCGATGCCCTGTCCTATCCGGTACGGTGGACGGACCGCACGATCGAAGCACCGGACGCGCTCGAGGCGCGCGTCGCGAGCCGCCCGGTCGGCAGCTCCGTGGAACTGGTCGACGCCGAGGGCCGCACGGTGCGCATCGATTCCACCGAACGGCTCTACTCTCCGTGGCACATCTGGATCACGCGGGTGAACGGTCTGTTCTTCCTGGGCGTGAGCCTGATCGTCTTCGCGTCGCGCGTGCACGTGGTGCCGGGGCGCGACCTCTTCTGGGCGTGTCTTCTCTACGGGCTCGCCGTGATGATCGGGGGCATCCACATGCCTCCGTCGGTCGCTCGTGCCGAGGCCGTGCTGCCGATCCTCCGGATCGTTTCGCTGGTAGCCCTACCGATCCTTCTGCTGCACGTCGGACTGACCTTTCCGCGTCGCGCGCGTCTCTTCGATCGGGCGCCGTGGTTCTTCCCGTCGGTGGTCGGGGTCGGTGCCCTGATCGCGGTGGCGCAGACGGTCGCGTGGTTCCTGTGGTTCCATCCCGACGTGTCGGTACCGTGGGCGGCGGTGGAGCCGACGCAGAAGGCCGCGGGCGTGTTCCTCGCCGCCGTGTTCGGGGGCGGCTGCCTCGCGCTGGTACGAGGCTCGCGGTCGACGCGCAACGAACGTGAGCGCGAGCAGGTGAAGTGGGTGCTCGTGGGCATCGCGATGGGCGCGTTTCCGTACGTGTTCCTGCACACGCTGCCCGAGACCCTCGACCTTCCACACGTGCTGCCGGCCGCCGCGGCTCGTCTGTTCTCTGTGGTGATCCCCGTCGCGTTCAGCTTCGCGGTGATCCGTCATCGGTTCCTCGACGTCGACATCATCATCCGGCGCAGTCTTCTGTACCTCGTGCTCGCCAGCCTGATGGTCGGCGTGTATTCGCTGCTGGGGATCTTCGCGGGCAACCGCGTGGTCGAGCGCTGGCCACAGACGGCGCCCTTCGTTCCCATCGTGGCCACGCTGGTTTCGGCGTTGCTGTTCAATCCCACGCGCCGAGCCATCGGGCGCGGGATCGACCGGGTGTTCTTCCAGATCCGGCTCGAGGCGTCGAAGGCCCTCGAACGCTTCCGCGGCGAACTGCGCACCTGCACCGACCAGCAGAGGATCGCGTCGCGCATGGCGATCTTCCTCGCACGCGAACTCGGGCCACGGCGTTTCGTCGTGATGCTGCGGCACGACGCGCGCACCTTCCACGAAGGCGAACCCGTGCCGATCGGCGCCCCGCCGCCGGTGGGAGCCGACACCCGGCCGGTGATCGCGCGCGTGGGCTCGACCGCACGCGTCGCCGTCGAGACCGACGCGTTCCCCGCCGTGTGGTCGGACGCCGGCTACGTTCTCGCGCACCGCGTCGAGACCCAGGGCGAGGAACTCGGCTACGTCGCCCTCGGCGAGACCCAGAGCGACCGGCGCTACCTGGCCGAGGAACTCGACCTGCTCCGCGACGCCTGCCGCGAAGTCGCCATCCACCTCGAACGGGTGAACCTGCAGCAGGAGATCGTCGACGAGATCGTGGCCCGGCGGCGCACCGAGGAGATGAGCCGCTTCCGCACCGACTTCTTCGCGCAGTTCGCCCACGACCTGCGCAGTCCGCTCACGTCGATCAGCTGGAGCGCGCGCAATCTGCTCGACGGTGTCGTCGGTCCGCTGACACGACCGCAGACCGAGTACCTGGACGGCATCGAGGGATCGGCGCGCCAGCTCGTGCGTCTGGTGAACAATCTGCTCGAGGTCACGCGTCTCGAATCGGGCGAGCCCGACATCGAGCTGGTGCCGCTGACGCTGCGCGACGTCGTCGACGAATCGGTCGCCAAGCTGCGCGTGACCGCTGCCGCGAAGCAGGTCGAGATCGCCGTCGCCGATGGCAGCGAGCCCACGGTGTTGGGCCATCCGGAGAAGCTCGTGGAGGTGGTGGACAACCTCCTCGAGAACGCGATCCGTTACTCGCCGCCCGACTCGACGATCGACGTCCGCCTGGCTCCGAACGAGGACCATGTCGAACTCGAGATCGGCGACCGCGGACCCGGTCTGGAACCCGACGACATCGAGGGGATCTTCGATCCCTACCGGCAGGGAACACCCAGCCCCTACAGTAACCAGCACGGCTTCGGGCTCGGCCTGTTCGTCGTCCGCAGCTGGGTGGAACGCATGGACGGAACGGCCGAGGCCGGCAACCGTGACGGCGGCGGGGCCGTCTTCCGGATCCGCCTGCCCGAGGCGTCTTCGACGACCGAGGAGGAAACCGCGTGA
- a CDS encoding sigma-54 dependent transcriptional regulator codes for MTLEARVLVVDDDPMLRRLMNDRMRYWGCEVEDAETGEQALDVLSRRSYDIVLLDLKLPGASGFEVLRTMRERGDTTEVVVLTAHGSVEAAVEAIRGGAADFLLKPAEFDLVRNTLQRVLDAQRLHRAHGALQEQHALNAPFVVGASESMRALVDQAGRAARSNATVLLRGESGTGKGVIAEHVHNQSERTDGPFVYVNCVALSDDLIESTLFGHEKGAFTGAVARKEGRFEVADRGTAFLDEIGDISPRLQTKLLHFLESGEFERVGGTKTLRVDTRIVAATNRDLEAAVRDGEFREDLLYRLNVISLRVPSLRERPDDVEALANSFLARFASETKRPGLRFADETLAILRAYDWPGNVRQLKNAVERMVVMAPGDELTPEILPDEILRGDDPAGDPGFDPDGILPLRDAEREFRARHLRRALAATGGNQTRAAEILGIQRSSLNRQMKELGLRGEEGDA; via the coding sequence GTGACCCTGGAAGCCCGTGTCCTGGTGGTGGACGACGATCCGATGCTGCGGCGGCTCATGAACGACCGCATGCGCTACTGGGGCTGCGAGGTCGAGGACGCCGAGACCGGCGAGCAGGCCCTCGACGTCCTGTCGCGCCGTTCCTACGACATCGTCCTGCTCGACCTGAAGCTGCCCGGCGCCAGCGGGTTCGAGGTCCTGCGCACGATGCGCGAGCGCGGCGACACCACCGAGGTCGTCGTGCTCACCGCGCACGGCAGCGTGGAGGCCGCCGTCGAGGCGATCCGCGGGGGAGCGGCGGACTTCCTGCTCAAGCCCGCCGAGTTCGACCTCGTGCGCAACACGCTGCAGCGCGTCCTCGACGCGCAACGACTGCACCGCGCGCACGGTGCCCTGCAGGAGCAGCACGCCCTGAACGCGCCCTTCGTCGTCGGTGCGTCGGAATCGATGCGCGCGCTCGTCGATCAGGCCGGCCGCGCGGCGCGTAGCAACGCGACCGTCCTGCTGCGCGGCGAGAGCGGCACCGGCAAGGGCGTCATCGCCGAGCACGTCCACAACCAGAGCGAGCGCACCGACGGCCCCTTCGTCTACGTCAACTGCGTGGCCCTGAGCGACGACCTGATCGAGAGCACGCTCTTCGGCCACGAGAAGGGCGCGTTCACCGGTGCCGTGGCGCGCAAGGAAGGACGCTTCGAGGTCGCCGACCGCGGCACCGCCTTCCTCGACGAGATCGGCGACATCTCCCCGCGCCTGCAGACCAAGCTGCTGCACTTCCTCGAGTCCGGCGAGTTCGAGCGCGTGGGCGGGACCAAGACGCTTCGCGTGGACACGCGCATCGTCGCGGCGACCAACCGGGACCTCGAGGCGGCGGTACGCGACGGGGAGTTCCGAGAGGACCTCCTGTACCGGCTCAACGTGATCAGCCTGCGCGTGCCGTCGCTGCGCGAACGGCCCGACGACGTCGAGGCCCTCGCGAACTCCTTCCTGGCGCGCTTCGCCTCGGAGACCAAACGCCCCGGACTGCGCTTCGCCGACGAAACCCTCGCGATCCTCCGCGCCTACGACTGGCCCGGCAACGTGCGTCAGCTCAAGAACGCCGTCGAGCGGATGGTGGTGATGGCGCCGGGCGACGAACTCACCCCCGAGATCCTGCCCGACGAGATCCTGCGCGGCGACGACCCGGCCGGCGATCCCGGCTTCGACCCCGACGGCATCCTTCCCCTGCGCGACGCCGAGCGCGAGTTCCGGGCGCGGCACCTGCGGCGTGCGCTCGCCGCGACGGGAGGGAACCAGACCCGGGCGGCCGAGATCCTGGGGATCCAACGGAGTTCGTTGAATCGTCAGATGAAGGAGCTGGGGCTGCGGGGAGAGGAAGGGGACGCGTGA
- a CDS encoding clostripain-related cysteine peptidase: MRRVRTEHRRRAMRAAGFFASSCLALVLVAAVAFVTSCGGDDDGGTGPTEETPTNWTVLAYMAGNNNLDYSENINSFVVEDLQEMELIGSSDEVEIVAVISSLKNGGDANVYHVGHHPDEVGDQISSERLASWGQKDMSDPQTLTDFLELGLRDYPADRTLLIIDNHGGGWAGACTDDPAGGEPMTIREMADAIEAVDVGKSFDGSFDVLLFHACLMASSEAAYGLRDVADYMVACQFSMPMESILNSDAWLAHLRDNPDIAPAQLGVRIAQDVKARANAQDKVCHMSVLDLSRATSLTSRVGDLGDALPIDPQDPLWAEVLHAWQNTHVTNYDDPACVDLRELVTNILNEPNLSQSGSYVETVAHQVLDTINEMVVFTTTNAVGITRGGMNIYMPYQQQQWQPAYSQIDFADNNWDSFVRSFIEGIQELVSGTLEVNSTPAGAAIAIDGEDTGEVTPATFQGPEGGYQVRLTLAGFQAWQQTVPVRAGQTTTIDAQLVPEGGAGFTVQGTAAWNDGRGLTDCQVLLFDTNQGQPFLAFAIDVDEATGQYQRQIDTDGAYWIEIWDDVNRNGAFEVGDGWNAVDANGDQQYPTPEDRVQMTAGHTYTFDFTVFEVTGRKDLRIHRNFRPLAMAVVGEAGASARR, encoded by the coding sequence ATGCGACGTGTGCGCACCGAGCATCGCCGGCGGGCGATGCGCGCGGCCGGGTTCTTCGCGTCCTCGTGTCTGGCTCTCGTCCTGGTCGCGGCCGTCGCCTTCGTGACGAGCTGTGGCGGCGACGACGACGGCGGCACCGGTCCGACGGAAGAGACGCCCACGAACTGGACGGTGCTGGCCTACATGGCCGGCAACAACAACCTCGACTACAGCGAGAACATCAACTCGTTCGTGGTCGAGGACCTGCAGGAGATGGAGCTGATCGGCTCGAGCGACGAAGTGGAGATCGTCGCCGTGATCTCGTCGCTGAAGAACGGTGGCGACGCGAACGTCTACCACGTCGGACACCACCCCGACGAGGTGGGCGACCAGATCAGCTCCGAACGTCTGGCCTCGTGGGGCCAGAAGGACATGTCGGACCCGCAGACCCTGACCGACTTCCTCGAGCTCGGCCTGCGGGACTATCCGGCCGACCGCACCCTTCTGATCATCGACAATCACGGCGGAGGTTGGGCCGGTGCCTGCACCGACGACCCCGCCGGAGGCGAACCGATGACCATCCGCGAAATGGCGGACGCGATCGAAGCGGTCGACGTGGGCAAGTCCTTCGACGGAAGCTTCGACGTCCTGCTGTTCCACGCCTGCCTCATGGCCTCGAGCGAGGCGGCCTACGGTCTGCGTGACGTGGCCGACTACATGGTCGCCTGCCAGTTCTCCATGCCCATGGAGAGCATCCTCAACTCCGACGCCTGGCTGGCCCATCTGCGCGACAACCCGGACATCGCGCCGGCGCAGCTCGGCGTGCGCATCGCCCAGGACGTGAAGGCCCGCGCCAACGCCCAGGACAAGGTGTGCCACATGTCGGTCCTCGACCTGTCCCGGGCCACCTCCCTGACCTCACGGGTCGGCGACCTGGGCGACGCGCTGCCGATCGATCCCCAGGATCCTCTGTGGGCCGAGGTCCTCCACGCCTGGCAGAACACCCACGTGACGAACTACGACGATCCTGCCTGCGTGGACCTGCGCGAGCTCGTCACCAACATCCTGAACGAACCCAACCTGTCGCAGAGCGGTTCGTACGTGGAAACCGTCGCGCACCAGGTGCTCGACACCATCAACGAGATGGTCGTCTTCACCACCACCAATGCCGTCGGGATCACGCGCGGCGGCATGAACATCTACATGCCCTACCAGCAGCAGCAGTGGCAGCCCGCGTACTCGCAGATCGACTTCGCCGACAACAACTGGGACAGCTTCGTGCGGTCGTTCATCGAGGGGATCCAGGAGCTGGTCAGTGGGACGCTCGAGGTGAACTCCACGCCCGCCGGCGCGGCGATCGCCATCGACGGCGAGGACACCGGCGAGGTCACGCCCGCCACCTTCCAGGGGCCCGAGGGCGGCTATCAGGTGCGGCTGACCCTGGCCGGCTTCCAGGCCTGGCAGCAGACGGTGCCGGTGCGGGCCGGACAGACGACGACCATCGATGCCCAGCTCGTGCCCGAGGGCGGCGCCGGCTTCACCGTGCAGGGCACGGCGGCCTGGAACGACGGCCGCGGCCTGACCGACTGTCAGGTCCTGTTGTTCGACACGAACCAGGGGCAGCCCTTCCTGGCCTTCGCGATCGACGTGGACGAGGCCACTGGGCAGTACCAGCGACAGATCGACACCGACGGGGCGTACTGGATCGAGATCTGGGACGACGTCAACCGGAACGGAGCCTTCGAGGTGGGCGACGGCTGGAACGCCGTGGACGCCAACGGCGACCAGCAGTACCCCACGCCCGAGGACCGCGTGCAGATGACGGCCGGGCACACCTACACCTTCGACTTCACGGTGTTCGAGGTGACCGGTCGCAAGGACCTGCGGATCCACCGGAACTTCCGGCCGTTGGCGATGGCGGTGGTCGGCGAGGCAGGTGCGTCGGCGCGGAGGTGA